Below is a window of Paramisgurnus dabryanus chromosome 20, PD_genome_1.1, whole genome shotgun sequence DNA.
cagcACAATCCACAGAAtcttgattagaccattagcatcatctcgcaaaaaaataaccaaagagttgcgatatttttcctatttaaaacttgacttgtagttacatcgtgtactaagactgacagaaaatgaaaagttgcgattttctaggcagatatggttaggactatactctcattctggcgtaataatcaaataCTTTGCTACCGTACcattagggtggccattcgtgccagttccgccggacacgtcccgaacatgttttcggctgcgttctccggaagtcgcgttgctcgaccgcatacgtcatcgaggttctcacatttcagttaaaatacattagaaaattaatatttatttcttttaagacatacagtcattgtagtttcattcttaccttgaaatgtaatggttgctGTTCTGAAATTGAACCCGTAATATTAATCCTTGATGATgcatgcggtcgaccaacgcgacttccggagaacgcatccgaaaacatgttcgggaagTGTCCGGAGGAACTGGCACGAACGGCCACCCTATGTACCATTGCTACAAGAGGCGCAATAATATTatgtgcctgaaaatagtccccttaggaactttcaatggcaggggcaaagtccttgataattacgccagaatgagagtctCAAAAGAAGATTCAAGAACAGTCAAGtgttaaataggaaaaatatccaaactctttggttattttttagcgtgaggCTAACGGTCTagtcagattcaatggattgtgctaagctatgctacactctcagaaataaaggtacaaaactgtacattttctgtcagtggggctgtaccctttcaaaaagtattcaaaaagtacatattagtatcttaaaggtacatattaatactaaatgtttacacatctgtacctaatggtccatacaattaccttcttaaagagtgctgccccactgacagctaggttacatattttgacttttttctaacaatgtaggtccttaaggtccggtaatctacccaaattGTATTCTATTTTGTATTCCTGAAAAGGTACCAAACAAAAACTTAGGGTACAGTGACAGAAAAgatacagttttgtacctttatttctgacattgtaaaagtgctagcgccagacccgtagatcatctgaatggattccaaaacggtaaaaatcaaatgtttaactctaggggagctgaaaaatgagcatattttcaaaaaaagtggagtgtcgcTGTAAGGGATGATGTTATGGAGCAGAAAGTCTTCTGGGTATGCTTTTCTAAACTATTATAACATCCATCATACACATATTGCTTTTGTCCAGTTTGTATGTTTGTTGAAGCTTAGGAATGCCCACCAAAGGCGTGAATGTTGGCCAAGTGAATGACTCAAATATGCCCATCATAAATGCCATCAATCATGTGTTTCAAACACATGTGTTGTAATGCTACTTACAGCCACcagaacatatatatatatatatatatatatatatatatatatatatatatatatatatatatatatatatatatatatatatatatatatatatatcagggTAAGTTGTTTTTACTAAGACaccttaaacatgcattttaggcTGGGAATAGGTTTGTCTGCGATACAAGGCCTTACtgttttttgtcaaataaaaaaacagaactGTCTTTTGTATTTAGTAACCTTGTTGGCCTGGTTTGGAGAGGCTGGGAGAGCTTCCAACATTTCTTAATTTGTCAAGTAAGGACTTGCTTATTCAGACTGTGAGATTGTGTGTCCGTCAGCAAATGAAGAGTGGCTTTAGGATTGTAGACTTATTAATGACTCATGGGATGTCTAAAAATAAGGTGTGATGTCATTGTTGTTACATTAAACTTTAAATGTAatgcttcatttttttattcaacagCGAATAAGAATTTTACTCATTTGCTATAGCATTAAAGTTTGTGATCTGTCTGCAAAGCTGCatgtttttccattttttttattttcatctgCTCGTAGCACTGTCTGTGAGAATGTTTACAGtacattgtaaataaaattgggTGGTGATGGCCCAGTGTATAAGACAcatgcctttggtgtgagagacccgggttcgaatccactgtaacacaccattgtgtctttgagcaagacacttaacccctaattgctccagaggcgtgcgacctctgacatatatagcaattgtaagttgctttggataaaagcgtcagctaaatgaataagtaaataaatggtCACTGTGgttccctttcaaaaagtatacctttgttaatgttatttttagtacctcagagttACACACTGgtactaaagagtgcatattagttccTGAAGGTATTCTGTATACCTAAattgtatatactgtattttaggtactttttaaGGGGTAGTGCACCAAATGACAGCTTGGGACTATTTTCTGACCATTTTTTCAGACAGTATATGTTGTAGATCTCATGTTAGTGGACCGACTGCAACAACCTCGCCTAATCCACAAACATTGTGAAAGTGTTGCTTGACTAAGTGGACTGTAAGTACCTCCATGCAAATAGTTTGTGTATACAGTATGTTTGATTAATTTCTTTGATAAAATCAACCGAAAATGTGCATTTACTAAGAAACTATCAGAGCCTACTTACAAGGTAGACATCTTTGGTGTAAAGACCGTATTTAATTACCTCAGTAAAATCTAGTTTTATGGCCCCCTTATGAAGTCTGTTAATGATTTGTGACTTATTAAACGTTTATATTAAGGTGCTGTAAAAGTCACCACTCTAACCACATAAATGATGTCATCTACCAGTAGTTAGTATAACCTGTTTCACATGCAGACACATATTTTCCTCTGACCTGTGTTTCAATCAAGTGCAAAGTTAAATGTACCTGAATCTTCTGTTCCTGAATCCAATCCTTAAAATGTTGGGATTGCCAGAATGCCCTAGATCGTTTCACCTCAGTCCAGACGTGTGCCTTTAATTGTACACATGTAATCCAGATGCTCTTACTTTCTGGGGCCCAGCAAGGGCAAAGGCAGGTTTTCAACGTGGCCCTCATCTCTGCCAGCATACCTGGCACTTAACAGAGCTGTATTTCACCTCGTAATGTTTTGTGGTGTGGGATATTAGTTTTATTTGCTATAAAACACCTTGTACCTGAGAATAAAGGAAGCGTaatatttaaaggacaagttcggtattttagacttaaagccctgttttcagattgtttattgtgaaatagaacggttttgactgaaatttcgacatttgcggctgccctgagatttttcgcgtgtttgtgtttcacctcacacctctacaatgggtttaatggtgcacaggaacaatccttcctaaaatgcattaaactttcgtttacaaagacgtgaaactcacgagtggtcaggggtgttcattgatatgctcacacaaaaatcgctgcaaaagacgcattccaacaggttttatcgtagtttttgccaactccattgacttgtattagatgtcctgtgaggtacggtattactccgcgccgggaactttttttctattcttgcaattggcaatggcggattagcgccaccacatgggctggagtgtctatcattcaagctctaagcggaagaatgtacgggtgtgagccGTTttgaaaaataggtccacaagttaacgaatgctaaaacagctgttggaaagcatcttttgcagcgatttttgtgtgagcatatcaatgaacacccctgaccactcggtgagtttcacgtctttgtaaacgaaagtttaatgcattttaggaaggattgttccagtgcaccattaaacccattgtagaggtgtgaggtgaaacacaaacacgcgaaaaatCTCAGGGCAGctgcaaatgtcgaaatttcagtcaaaaccattctatttcaccataaacaatctgaaataagggctttaagtctaaaataccgaacttgtcctttaaggatCTGGGGTGCCAACACAGAAATTGCAGGTTCAGTTCCTGGTACAGTAGATGTAATGCACTGACCTGATAAAGGGGCAATGTGTAagttttagaaggatctcttgacagaaatgcaatataatatgcataactatattatcaatggtgtataaagatcttacataatgaactgtattgtttttattatcttacaTTGAGCCATTTTTTCTACACACACCGCAgatctccttacatggaagtcgtcATTTCTACAGAGCTCGATTCATCCCTGTGTTGTCTCAGAGGACgatatgtttgtcctgtggcagctacagtagcttctcattgcgttTTCGTAATTGAGCTTGTTTGTAatttgcaagctcaccactagatgccgctaaaaactCACATTACACCCTCAATCTAatgcatctgctaaatgcaagCTCCTGGGTCACTTGGAGACTGACaagttatttattattacataTTTGCTCATTTTTGCCCATTAACCTTTACATTACAACAGTCAGACTCTATTTTGTCCAAAAGAAACAGTACTTATCTCGCTTTCACATTCTCCCCCACCACTCGCAATCACCTCACTACTTTTATATAGTAGTTTGCTTTCTTTTCAAACATCTGACTTCATGGTCTGAGAACCAAGGGTGCTTGTTTGGATATTTTAAGGGATGTTATGTCCTCATAAGGAATTGTGCTGATAATATACGAGTGGAACAGGGAGAAATGCATTCCTGATTTGGAAAAATGTTGTGTGAGACTAGCTATTTGTGTAAGATGTGAAGATGTGATTGTGTTCATGACTTCAGGGATGGATTTAGAATTGTAGCAGTCCAGAATGGGATAGCCATACAGTAATATTGATAAACTGTATACCAATGAAGACAAGCTATCAGTGAGGTGCCAACCGCTATGAATTCTGAATCAAGCTGCCTGTGCCATTAAAGAAGGATGGTAGAGAAGGACAGATTCACAGCTTTATCAACTGGGATAGATTAGTATAATTACATGAAAAACTGACAATGATCTTTTCTTATAGATGTTGATGAATGTGAAGCTGAATCACACCAGTGTAACCCGACTCAGGTATGTATAAATACAGCCGGTGGATACACTTGCTCGTGCACTGAGGGTTACTGGCTGGTGAGTGGACAGTGCCAAGGTAAGATTTAGAAATTATTAAAGATTATTAAAGAAGTCTATGTGCCTAATCATTGTTAGTAAATTATTTAATAACCTTGTTGTTTATAGTTACATGTTTTAGTTATTTCATCAATAATGAAGTATATAATAATCCAGGAATTGATGCAATAATTcagcttttctttttttaagagtTTAAATTGACATTTAAATCATGTAATGTTATTTTACCATCTTTTACTTTTTGACATTAAAACTGTCTATGCATTTAGTGCTCTCTAACAAATCTTTCTTTAGACATTGATGAGTGTCGCTATGGTTACTGCCAGCAGTTGTGTGCTAACCACCCTGGTTCATACTCCTGCTCCTGTGGCCCTGGGTATCTCCTCAACAGTGATGTCCGAACTTGCCAAGGTGCACACATTCATGGCTTTGCTTAATTTGTGTTGCATCGAATAAAATATACAAGTCGCTTGGTATAACAATGGCTGCTAAATGCAAAATGCAAATTCCACTAAACGGATTTTttgcacatactgtatataggATGCCAAGTcacaaaaatggtaaaaaaaaaaggggCAATTCTTGTCTTACAGAAGTACTTAATTCCATTTTTTCTCCGTTTCACTAGATGTGGACGAGTGTGAATCAGACCGTTGTGCTCACGGCTGTTTGAACACATACGGTTCTTTCATGTGTACCTGTGATGAGGGGTTCGAGCTCGCCTCTGATGGAACCACCTGTAACGGTAAGGGGGAGAAGAAAGGAGGGATGTTTGGAGGGAAGATGAGTGTAAATCGATCAGCTCTTTAGTTCACTTGGCAGTGCACGAATGCATGGGAGTGCCGGGCAGTGAATCATTTCTAGAACAGTTTTGAGAACGATCTGATGTGTTTTACATCTCTGTTGGTCTCAGATCTGGACGAGTGCAGTTTCTCCGACTTTCTGTGCCAGCACACGTGCATTAACACACCTGGTTCATACTCCTGTGTCTGTCCACCTGGATATTATGTGTATGAGGATGGAAGGACTTGTGAAGGTATCTGtacatttttagtttatttttaattttatatagCCTATTTTTCTTTGCCAACCTCATTTAGAAACAGCCTTGGAGCTAATATAGACATTAAAATtaacaattattatttatatatatatatatatatatatatatatatatatatatatatatatatatatatatatatatatatatatatatatatatatatatatatatatatatatatatatatatattgcaccATTGAATATCTTTTATTTACTGCCGCTGACTACTGCCTGTCTTTGATTTTTAAGACCACAATGAATGTGAGTCCGGTAACAACACTTGTCTGGCAGAGCAAGTGTGTTTCAATTTCCAGGGAGGCTACACATGTCTGAACCCTCTGAGATGTGATCCACCTTACATAGAGCTTAGTGATAAGTGAGTTCATAAAACCAGCTATTTGACTTATTAATGTAATTACGAACAGATGCAACCTTTGGTTAACATCTTTTTTTTTCTCAGTCAGTGCATGTGTTCTGCGGAAAACCCAGCCTGTCGGGAACGGCCCTTTACTATCCTATACAGGCATATGGATTTGTCTTCCGGTCGCAGCGTTCCTGTCGATATATTTCAGATGCAGGCCACCACACGCTATCCTGGAGCATTTTACATCTTTCAGATCAAGTCTGGAAATGAGGGGCGAGAGTTTTACATGCGGGTATTTAAATCTACTGTCTCTATATACTGTATCTGATGGCTGTTACTTTGTGTCTGCTTGCATCAAAGCTTTTATTGAAAagtccaaatatttttttaatgtaaatatgtttgATTATTATGACTAATGCTATAATGTGTAATATGATTAAtgctataaaatatttttttattatgactAAAGCTATTTTTGGTAACCTCTTCAGCAGCAAATTCAGTAGATATATATAAATAGCTCCACTAGAGGGGGCTGTTGGCATGCTGAGAGAGGCATGTAGAATAGAAGCCAAACCATAAAGTCTTTATTGGGCTTGCAAATCCCTTAGCTAATGAATAGCTGGTAGAAAGTTGTAAGTTTTGGGTTTGTTTGCAAATAATTAGTTGTCtgcaaacaataaaaaagtgtCTGCAAACAATAATTTATCTATAAGGAGAGAAAAACATAATCAGTAAagttagtaacactttacaatgagattgtatttgttaacaataatTAATCaatagctaacatgaactaatagtGAACAATaattctacagcatttattaattttagttcatgttaattttagcatttactaatacatttaaacaagaaaaagttgtaacttttaacagtagttaatgcagagtgaactaacatgaacatctgtttttgcattaacaaagattaataaacgCTGACAATATTAGGGTGGTCCTTATAATAGGTCAATTTTTCATGTTCAACTCTCACCCCCTAAATGTGTTAGgatatcaataaaaacacactgtgcaaAATTTTGAATTGTTCCTACAATATCTATAGGTTGCTCAAAGCCTTTGAATATTTCTGAAATcacatatttttgcaaaaactgtaccatttaaaaatgcacaatacacataaaacttgcttcTTGGAGGGTAACTTTTTTCCAGTTATTTCAGTCTCCTCTGATCCGAGTAACCATATAGTGGACTTGCTTTGTGTTGCTTTAGCCATTGTCTCAGTGTATATTGTCTATTGTGCATCATTCACATTGAAGCTTTCTTGCTTTGAAAACATATCACAACTAAAACAGGAATTTTAATTGCATGGAGCATGGTCAAAGAAATCCATTGCTGCCAtaagtatatattattaaacaattatagATGCTAGCACAAAGTGTTACATAATATGCAAATGTGTTAAACTTCAAAGGTCATGAGCAACCTctgaatattaattaatattgaaatttttatttatttatttattcaagttgaaaaataaggaccacccaatgaaaaaatatattgatcattattcattcatgttttttattaaaatcgtttctttattaaatatggattggtaacatctctttctctctctttcgccCTATTACAGCAAACCAGTAATATCAGCGCAACACTGGTTCTGGCCCGACCCATTAAAGGACCAAAGACGATTGTTCTTGACCTGGAGATGGTTACCGTCAACAACGTCATCAACTTCCGAGGCAGTTCCATCATCCGTCTCACAGTATTTGTCTCTGAACATCCATTCTAAATTTTAACCTTTGACCTCTCACCTCTTCATGGACCCATACCTCCATCATGGACTTCTGTTACTGCACTATCCGTCAGGCAGCTGCATTTCTTCACCTTGGTTCTGTGGTTTTGGACTTCTGTGTGGTCAACGTTCTCCCAGTCTGTTTTTTAGTGATTGGAGGAAGTGTTGATCTTTTATATCCATAATGCAGGTTTTTGATTTGGCTGCCTGGCTGTCATTGTATTCACACGCATGTACCCATACACAGAACAATAtttatgttgtgtttgtttgtgagtTTTTGTCCATGAAAATGAAATTCCTCTAAAGCTGAATTTGTTTGTCGGTTGTGTCATGATTTCTGTCTGTGACCGTGAGCATTCGAGCTCAGATGTTGTCAGACTCCAAACGTCTGCCAAGCTTGCACATGCTACATCATGATTGTAAGATGGTCTAAATAACAGGAGCTTGCTTGCGCCAAACCGTCAGCAAATGTTCACCAGGGAAGTACTGCATCATTCTTTCGGCTGGGTATTTTCTTGCCATTGCATCTGTGCAGAACGTCCTCTGTTGTGTATCTGGTTTTATGACCGCTAAAGAGAGCCTGGTCaatgaataaaaacaaatttgatGACCTGAACAATTTcttgtgtgtttattttaaaataagtaaatacaTAAGAGAAAACAATGATGTCATTcattgaaatattaaataacCATGTGATTATGAAACAACCATTTCTTAACAATAGATTTAATGTGAACATTGATGTGTTATACTGTATactataatacatttttatcttctTGCAAAGGTATTAGGCAGGAGGTTGTAAACTGGCGGGCACTATGACCTTAACAGAGGCAGAGGTTTTCACTGACTGGAGGCTTTCACATTCACTTGCTGTATCCATGAGTTCAGTCTGCTATCAGCTCCCTGTGGACAACAACAAAGGTATGTACAACCTGATCTACTAATGTGGTTTCAACTTTACTGGCAAAAATTATACAAACTAAACTAAATTTTCTGATTTATAAGGagcatttaattaatcatttgttagatgttattaatattattaacatTACTTGTTTAGACAACTCAAAGTGTTTTAGCATTGCATTATAGccttttaaaagtttaaacaaagtacatttatatattgattaaCAGGATTGGGGAGTAACGGATTACATGTAACAGGATTACATAATCAGGATACAAAAATCTAGTAACTGTAATCCGTTACAGTTacgtaaaaaaacattatgtaaTCAGATTACAGttacattctgtaaaaaatggGAATACttgtagggatgcttaacgatttaTCGTGATTAaacgttagcagaataaaagtttttgtttacatcatatatgtgtgtgaactgtgtataataactttgtataaataaatgtacacacatgcatgtatatgttttagaaatgtttacatgtgtatatacatttgtatatttatgtataatttatattatatataaatataaatacttaatatataaatttttttccttaaaattatacatgaatgtgttcatatgtatatatatatacatatttattatacacagtttacacacatatgtgatgtaaacaaaaacttttattctgctaacgattaatcgcgattaattgtttagcatccctacttTTAGGATTACAAAGGTTCTGATTTTCAAGCACCGCTTGACTGTACAGTaatgtgaacagatttttcaaataaaaacgggGACATTTCCAAGTTCaatagttaaaatataattGAAATCTTATTTGTTATTACGCACAAACAAAAAAACGAGGACAAAaccttttgtcttgtttttgtcatttttttgttgttgggTTACTAATTCAATTCATTTCTGTAAATCACTTTTTTCCTTTTTACAATGGACAGATATGacattaaggggtggtttcccagacagagattagcttaaaccaggacttgaccttagtttaattagaaaatataactagttttaacaaacatgccttactaaaaatattactttaatgcattttgaggcaaaacaaagggcattgatgtatttaagatatgtcagtgcaagttgtttttagtttggacagctcttacatttattttagtctaggactagtctaatctctCTCCGGGAAACCTCCCCTAAGTCATTTAAGTGTCATTAAAGTTACTTCTAAGTTACTACTTCAGCCGATTTCATAGCATTGTAAATGTGGAACAGAAGGAATAATGCAGAAGGAGGAATCAAAAAGTAATCAgattacattacttttatattttggtgtTTGTATTAAGTTACTGAATGCTTTTTTCATGAAGTAATTTGTAATTGTAATGGAATACATTAAAAAAGTAACCCTCCCAAGTTACTTTTGATTAGCTTGAATGCAATGTATAAGTCACTTTAGTTAAAAGCATTTGTCTAAATgtgaccttgtctgtgaaatccaggctacag
It encodes the following:
- the fbln5 gene encoding fibulin-5 yields the protein MLFELRGLSWSTNKRMLTVLICMMSCIHSGISQTCSDGFAYDRRTRQCIDVDECRTLPDPCRGDMLCVNQNGGYLCMPRGLYSQSYARASPRSYPEPSYPEESYPVDRSAGYSEPFAPNPPPVLPGPVPGPSYPIVSRSAPCVLGYTIGADGTCVDVDECEAESHQCNPTQVCINTAGGYTCSCTEGYWLVSGQCQDIDECRYGYCQQLCANHPGSYSCSCGPGYLLNSDVRTCQDVDECESDRCAHGCLNTYGSFMCTCDEGFELASDGTTCNDLDECSFSDFLCQHTCINTPGSYSCVCPPGYYVYEDGRTCEDHNECESGNNTCLAEQVCFNFQGGYTCLNPLRCDPPYIELSDNQCMCSAENPACRERPFTILYRHMDLSSGRSVPVDIFQMQATTRYPGAFYIFQIKSGNEGREFYMRQTSNISATLVLARPIKGPKTIVLDLEMVTVNNVINFRGSSIIRLTVFVSEHPF